The following nucleotide sequence is from Mesorhizobium sp. J8.
GTTCGACGCCCGCGGCAACGACACCAACAAGGTCGCCTCGACGCTGCCGATCTTCAGCCAGCAGACGGTGGCCTTCACCGAGCAGGCCGTTGCGCAGTACCAGAACATCGTTGCCCAAGGCGGCTGGGAACAGGTTCCGGCGACCAAGAAACTGCAGCTTGGAGATAACGATCCGGATGTCGTGCCGCTGCGCAAGCGTCTGATGGTTTCGGGCGACCTGCCGCAGAGCGCCGGCATCTCCACGGCCTTCGATTCCTATGTCGACGCGGCGGTCAAGCGCTTCCAGCTTCGCCACGGCCTGCCGGCCGATGGCGCCATGGGCAAGTACACCTATGCCGCGATGAACGTGTCGGCGCAGGTCCGGCTCGGCCAGTTGCAGACCAACCTGCAGCGCCTGAAGGAAAAGGCCGGCACGCTCGGCAACCGCTACGTTCTGGTCGACATTCCGGGCGCCCAGGTCGAAGCGGTCGAGAACGACCGCGTCGTGCTGCGCCACACCGCGATCGTCGGCAAGATCGACCGCCAGACGCCGATCGTGAACTCGAAGATCAACGAGATCATCGTCAATCCGTACTGGAACGCGCCGGTCTCGATCGTGCGCAAGGACATCATTCCGCTAATGCGGAAGGATCCGAACTATCTCAAGGACAGCCACATCCGCCTGTTCGCGCCGGACGGCAGCGAGGTCGATCCGATGACCATCGACTGGTCGACGGACGATGCCGCCAAATACCGTTTCCGCCAGGATCCGGGCAGCAACAACGCGATGGCCTCGGTCAAGATCAACTTCCCGAGCCCGGACGGCGTCTACATGCACGACACGCCGCAGCAGAGCCTGTTCGGCAAGCTGATGCGCTTCGATTCCTCCGGCTGCGTGCGCGTCCAGAACGTGCGCGACCTGGTCACCTGGA
It contains:
- a CDS encoding L,D-transpeptidase family protein, with amino-acid sequence MRTSRRFFLTGASALAAAMVAGHASAQDVIGDILKSSTRGNWDDQFDARGNDTNKVASTLPIFSQQTVAFTEQAVAQYQNIVAQGGWEQVPATKKLQLGDNDPDVVPLRKRLMVSGDLPQSAGISTAFDSYVDAAVKRFQLRHGLPADGAMGKYTYAAMNVSAQVRLGQLQTNLQRLKEKAGTLGNRYVLVDIPGAQVEAVENDRVVLRHTAIVGKIDRQTPIVNSKINEIIVNPYWNAPVSIVRKDIIPLMRKDPNYLKDSHIRLFAPDGSEVDPMTIDWSTDDAAKYRFRQDPGSNNAMASVKINFPSPDGVYMHDTPQQSLFGKLMRFDSSGCVRVQNVRDLVTWILRDTPGWDRQHFEAAIKTGENTPIQVVNPVPVHFLYLSAWSTAPGVVQFRDDIYGLDGASELQISSAL